From the genome of Medicago truncatula cultivar Jemalong A17 chromosome 2, MtrunA17r5.0-ANR, whole genome shotgun sequence:
tgatggaaatccaaatccaatggaagaaaaagaaaaaccctTAACAGAGAAGTGACGGAGATCGAGACTAACAAGGGTTTTGCAGGTGAAGATGGCAATAGGCAATATGGGTACGATGCCATCATCAAGGTCCGAGTAATCCCACATGAAGATGGAGAAGAAGATGTTTGAGTCTGCGTTGAACAACAAGGTTGACCCATTTGACGAAATTCGGATAACTAAGATGATATGCAAAATGAGGGTTACCATATTCAATGTCGAGGGAGAAACTGTTGATGAAGTGAGAGCCGGTGGCGGCAGCGGTGTCTCGAGAGACCAAAACAGAGTAAACAGAATCGTTAAATCTTGAATTAGATTCACTGCTATAAACTTCGATGTCGGTGAAATCGATATTGTTAAGATAGCGCCAGAGATGACTCAATCTCTTTGAAAGAATGCTTGTTGCAACAGCTTCTTTGGTGGTGAAAAGTGAGAGAATGTGGCAAAGAACATCCTCCGGTAAACCGCTGATCTTATCGGCGGTCGCCGCTGCTTTTGAACTTCTCCTTTGCGCcatttctccttcttcttcaaaCAATTACGGCGGGTAAGTTGTAAATGAGCTTTTGGCTCTCAAATTTTGGGTAAGCCGTGAATGAGGTTTTGGCTCTTAGTTTGTGTATatattgtatttatatataaaaatacatttaaactTAGACCGGTCAAGACCTTAGCTAATTAGATCATCGGATAGACTAATTGATCACTGGTACGATTGTATAACgacctaataaaaaaaaaatctataacatttataataaagggttaaatatgtttttggtttttataaaattgaaaacttctaaatttaatacttacttaattttaataaaatctggTTCTCACATCGTCGTCGTTCATGAGCTTCATCCggcaaaattaaaaatttaagtacGATAGGAACCGAGTGCAATGGAAGAATTAGTTTTCTCTACTCAAAGTGATCACAACCTTCAAGCCGCCACCAAAAAACCGCCTGATCCACAATAGCCTCCAACCCCAAAGATCTCTTTCCGCGACAAACTCCTAGGCCCCTCCCAAGAAACCCTAATCCGAGAAAAAGAGGACATGATCGAACAAAAGCTTGTCCGTATCGAACATGAGAATGGAAATCGTCTTCTACCCAAGGTTCATCTCGAACAATCAATCTTTCAACAACTATGTACGACATGGAAGGATGCAATTTGTCGTCAAGCTGCTAGGGAAAAACCTCGGCTACCACGCTATGAGGGAACGATTACAAAAAACTTGGAGAACCCAAGGAGGTTTTGAAATCATGGACAATGATAACGGATTCTATATGGTGAAATTCGATGAAGCTGCAGACAAAGAAAAGGTCATCACCGGAGGCCCTTGGTTAATATTCGACCATTGTCTCGCAGTCACACACTGGACGCCATAATTTGCATCTCCAAATGCTAAGGTGGACAAAACAATCGTTTGGGTGAGATATCCAGGGTTGAACCTAGTTTACTATGATGAGAGCTTTCTCTTAGCTATGGCTTCTGCTCTTGGTCGCCCCATTAAGGTTGATAGAAACACACTGAAAATTGAACGAGGTAAATTCGCAAGAGTTTGTGTTGAGATTGATCTGACTATGCCGGTCGTAGGAAAGATTTGGGTAAACGGACATTGGTACAAAGTCCAGTACGAGGGTCTCCACCTAATTTGCACCAGTTGCGGTTGTTACGGGCACTTTGGACGGAACTGCACCACCACACCTCCGACTAAGCCAGCCGCAGTCAACCACCATGAGGAGTATATCCAAACGCAACAACCAAGGCCTACCATCATGTAAAGAGATGAAGATCATATGTTAAATGAATAAGATAAAGAAGTTTGATGTTTTGGAGATGAAAAcgataaaaaatgataaattgttAACCAGATGCCACCATATCCGAGGTTGGATCcaatatctacatttttatgTGAGTCTATAATGATTTTAccatttcatctttttttctttggtatAGTAGCCTAGTGGccagagctcacacaattaaatgtgtaGAAGTAgagtgtctgaggttcgaaccctgacccttgcataaattatgcaatatcTCTACAAACTGAGTTTCGCGAAGCTCACGGAACGCATTTCATCTTtctatataacaaaataaaaaagacttaTGGATtatatttgtcaaaaagaaaaaagattattgAGCCGCCTCATGCATATTCACCTACTGCCTGACGTTTTTGTTAAACCTGCCGAGAAAGTTCTGATCCTCTTTACTCAACAATCCCcacatcaaaatcataaacGTTAAAATGATGTCTAAGTTGTCAAATCAATTATTAGAAACATTGATTGATTAAAAGAAGACAAAATAACGTTTTCGATTGGGGGAGGGTAGGAATTCAAACTATTTGCGGGAATGGTAATATTTCAGTTTCTTAAACTTAAATCTCACTTTCATACTTTAAACAGTATATTGCTCACATTCGAAAACGGTTTTACTATTAACCAAAAATAGCAGTACATTAGTTTTCAAACATTTATCAAATTCAAtcactaaaatttaaaattgttattgTCAAATTCATTCTTATATAAAAAACTACTGAAAACTTTATATGCTTTTAGTAGACTAACGTAGTAAAACTTATCAAACAACCAGTGGTTATGACAcgttcaaattaattttattttatgattaatggtactattttatcttaaaattttattaatcaaggGTTTATTTGCTAATAATTCAAAAATTGTATGATATTCTTCCGCCCTCAGTCATTCCACATCAACAACCAAACCCCACCAactctttaaataaataaacaaatctcCCTCCTCTGTCCCTCTCATATTGTATTTACATCAcaacaagaaagaaataaacaataaaagatcCCTTTGAGTTTGTTCTCAAAAGCCCATTAATTTGGCCAAAAGCAACCGATTGAAGAATCTACACAACATGTCGTGATCTTCCACAGTTAACCTCGTACCTCCACTGGTCATACGATGAAACAAGTGGCAAATTAGACATAGCATACATACATACTGGAATAACTGCAACAAATAGGTGGGTTGCTTGGGCCATCAATCCAAGCAGCAATCTTGACCCGGCCATGATCGGAGCACAAGCTTTGGTGGCTATTCCACAAGCCAGTGGAAGCCCAAAAGCCTATACTTCAAACATTGTAGACACAAGCACACGGTTGCAAGAAGGAACCATTAGTTATCCTGTTTCTGGGTTGTCTGCCACATATCAGAATAACAAGGTTACTATTTTTGCTACTTTGACCCTTCCAAATGGAACAACCTCTTTGGTTCATGTATGGCAAGATGGAGTTCTCTCTTCTGATTCTACTCCTCAAGAACATAGCCATGAATCTTCTCACCAAAACTCTAAGGAAGTCTTGGATCTTGTTTCTGGTACCTCCCAAGCTGCAAGTGGGATTGGTTCGcgtcaaagaagaagaaatgtaaGTTCATACATTTAATTGATATGCActaaaataagaatttttacTCATAACTGCTTGATCAttagaaatatttgacttttaatcAAATCTACGTTAAAAATCATACATATGAATAAAAATTCTTAAGAGTATTATTACGCAGCTTCCATTGTGGTCATAATGTAACTGCAGAGGACCATATCGTAGCCCTAGAACTTTATTTAAAATCTTACTTATCTaaacttaattttcaactcCATATGAATGCATAATCTTGTTTGGTATCTACGTGACACCAATACTTTAAATTTGAGGTGTTTTCAACATCCAACACGTGTTAGTGTAGTCCGACCAACACTAACACAACACTTACATATCTGGCTTCAGATTCTTGTTTGATTGGTCTTTGAATTTAAATTATTGTAATTCTTAATTTTCAGACACATGGAGTACTAAATGCTATTAGTTGGGGAATCTTGATGCCAACGGGAGCAGTAATAGCAAGGTATTTGAAGGTGTTCAaatctgcagaccctgcttggTTCTATCTTCACATAACTTGTCAAGTCTCTGCCTACATAGTTGGATTATCTGGTTTTGGTACTGGTCTCAAACTCGGTAGTGATTCAGAGGGTATTACATACGACACTCATAGAGCACTTGCTATTGTTCTTGTAACCTTGGCAACTCTTCAAGTGTTTGCTCTATTTTTGAGGCCAAACAAAGACCATAAGTTGAGATTTTACTGGAATATCTACCACCACGTTGTAGGGTATGTTACCATAAGCATTAGCATTGTAAACGTTTTCAAAGGGTTTGAAGCGTTGGGAGATTTTGTAGGGGATCGTTACAAGAACTGGAAGCATGCTTACATTGGTATTATTGGTGCTTTGGGGGGCATTGCTGTCCTTTTGGAAGCTTACACGTGGATGGTATGCATGAAGAGGAAGAAAGCAGATAACAAGACTTCAGATGGTGTTAATGGAGCAAATGGCCATGGTTCTTCTACCCTTTAAGCCATAGCCATAGTAAGTATAGGAATGATGTGTAGAAAGATTACATTGGATTTTTTCTGTTATTTTGTGTCTTTTACTTTTAGACCCCTTTGTATATTTTGGGTACTCCAGCTTCTTCTTAAGAGTCTTAGTTTTGACTTTTAGGGGTGTGCTTTTTGTGTGTGTACTATACATTGTATCACTTTCTATTTCTTCATATTTGTATGTATTTATTGTTTAGTTATGTTTTACTCTTCCTACATTCCTTGAAGTTTCAAATATCATTATTGTAACACCTGAAAAATTTGCTGCAAAATGCTGGAAAAAGTAAAGGATCAAGCTCCATTCTAGAATACCAAAAATAATATTCTCTAGTTAAGAACAAAGGTGTCTAAATAAAGTACCTTGCGGATCAATCATAACTCCAGCCAGGGCCACATTACTGATGGGAAGGAAATGACCATGCCAATGACATATCTTATTATTACAATGGCCATTATTTACGTGGGATGGGAAACTGATACCAAGGACCTCCAAAGCCATGTTCAAAGCATACATACAGCCTTCCACGTGCAATTCTGCAAAGGTTCAACACTCAGAGAGACTCTCCTAGTGAGAAAATTCCCATCCTCAGTATATCAGTTCTGCACAGCAGAATACTTGTATGGCAGCCTTTCTTAATGGTTTCATGTATGATGATCCAGAAAATAAAGCTCGTAATTCAAAAGCTCATGTTAGAATTACTGAATTGAACATACAAGCAACGACAAATGATGTGCAATGCTCATCGTGACAGAAGGTAATCAGGAAAACATAAACGAAGATGTCTAACTGGCTGAAACTATCAAGCAACGTGCTTCTTCTTGATACTGTCATTTGGTCTCTCTTTGAATCCAGCTATACCCCGAAGGTTTTTTCATTCCCTTTTTACTCATCAACTTCTTAACTTCTTCTGCACACTCCCATTTATCATTTGATGCATAAGTGTTTGCTAGAAGAACATAATTTCCAGAATCTGTAGGGTCAATCTCAAAGAGATGTCTGGCAGCAATCTCACCCAATTCCACATTGCCATAAACCCGGCAAGCTGCTAATAAAGAACCCCAAGTTGTTGCATCAGCACTAGTTGAATTCTCCTTTATGAGACTGTATGCTTTTTCCAATTGCCCGGCCCTACCAAGAAGATCAACCATGCAAGTATAATGCTCGGGTAAGGGCTCAATACCATACATCTCAGTCATAATCTGAAAAAACCTACAACCTTCCTCAATTAGACCTGAAGTGCTACATGCATTGAGGACCCCAACAAATGTAACTTGGTTTGGCTTTAAACCTTCCTGCTGCATCTTCAAGAAAAGATCTATAGCATCTTGTGATTTCCCGTGCTCAGCAAAAGCTGCAATCATTGCACTGTAAGTATACAAATCTCTGTTTCTCATTATATTGAACTCCCTCCATGCCAAGTCTATATTTCCACACTTTGATTGCATGTGGATCAGTGCATTGGAAACAATATGTGTCTTTTCTGAGATAAAAGAACAATCAAACAAAAGGACAAAGGTTAGTGCCAAACATATTACCTAAAACGAACATAATAATAGACcaccaaagaaaaagaaagaaataataagAAAGGACTTACCACAAAAACCCTCCTCGATATTGTATGTTAGCGAGTTAGACATTCTAATGTCCCTAAGTTGAGCACAAGCTGATATGGCACCCACCATTGCCACATCAGTGACTTTAATCTTTGCTCGTCTCATTTTCTCATACATCTCTATAGCTTCCCTAGCATGTCCATTTTGGGCATAACAAGCCAGCAATGCCGCACAAGTTGATGGATTCCATGGCACTGTTATTTCATCAAATATCCTTCTGGCTTCACTCACATTCCCCAACTTCCCATACCCAGCTATCATTGCAACCCACGTGACCTCGTCCTTGCCATTCATGACATCATACAATTCCATGGCAGCTTTCATGTCTCCATAGTTTGCATACCCAGCAACCATAGTAGTCCAAGTAAAAGAATTCCTTTCCCCCATGTTATCAAACAGAAACCTTGCATCAACCATTCTCCCCGCCTTGGCATACCCACAAATCATAGCTGTCCATGCAACAACATCTCTGTCAACAATTCCATCAAACACGTCACGTGCATCACATAC
Proteins encoded in this window:
- the LOC112419288 gene encoding cytochrome b561 and DOMON domain-containing protein At4g17280 encodes the protein MIGAQALVAIPQASGSPKAYTSNIVDTSTRLQEGTISYPVSGLSATYQNNKVTIFATLTLPNGTTSLVHVWQDGVLSSDSTPQEHSHESSHQNSKEVLDLVSGTSQAASGIGSRQRRRNTHGVLNAISWGILMPTGAVIARYLKVFKSADPAWFYLHITCQVSAYIVGLSGFGTGLKLGSDSEGITYDTHRALAIVLVTLATLQVFALFLRPNKDHKLRFYWNIYHHVVGYVTISISIVNVFKGFEALGDFVGDRYKNWKHAYIGIIGALGGIAVLLEAYTWMVCMKRKKADNKTSDGVNGANGHGSSTL
- the LOC11423578 gene encoding putative pentatricopeptide repeat-containing protein At5g37570, translated to MSITTSTFSILPLNQFLNNAKNISHLKQIHALFLKHLPQNAPHHFFNRLLFRVLHFSAEKSNLYYAHKLFDTMPNCSNCFIWTSLIRAFLSHHTHFCHCISTFARMHQKGILPSGFTFSLVLNACGRVPAGFEGKQVHARLVQSGFLGNKIVQTALLDMYAKCGHVCDARDVFDGIVDRDVVAWTAMICGYAKAGRMVDARFLFDNMGERNSFTWTTMVAGYANYGDMKAAMELYDVMNGKDEVTWVAMIAGYGKLGNVSEARRIFDEITVPWNPSTCAALLACYAQNGHAREAIEMYEKMRRAKIKVTDVAMVGAISACAQLRDIRMSNSLTYNIEEGFCEKTHIVSNALIHMQSKCGNIDLAWREFNIMRNRDLYTYSAMIAAFAEHGKSQDAIDLFLKMQQEGLKPNQVTFVGVLNACSTSGLIEEGCRFFQIMTEMYGIEPLPEHYTCMVDLLGRAGQLEKAYSLIKENSTSADATTWGSLLAACRVYGNVELGEIAARHLFEIDPTDSGNYVLLANTYASNDKWECAEEVKKLMSKKGMKKPSGYSWIQRETK